The Petropleomorpha daqingensis genome includes a window with the following:
- a CDS encoding AAA family ATPase — translation MRLHALSLTAFGPFPGTVALDLDDVARDGLFLLWGPTGAGKTTLLDAVVFALYGTVPGVRGHDKRLRSDHADAATRTEVTCELTLAGERIRVIRRPEQARPKKRGTGLTVEPARLTVQRWHGQTWEPVSTRIDEGSEYLATRLGLSAEQFCQVVLLPQGDFARFLRAEPEDRARLLATLFDVGRFARAEDWLAAERRAADEALRGERLRISTLLARVAQIADVAVPEELAPELVGADPAARVGAWVTRLRARADADLAGATAAAADAVATSAAADAELSDARALDERHLRRERARRELARLTALEEELAPHRARRDSGRRAEVLRDVLDAAATSAAAAATAAAELTDARAAWDRVADGRPADTLTARALRADAAAVRVLLPEAERAVGLRRQLSRLDDEIADLERRCADGTAAAEAWPGRIAAAAEELARAAEAAVRLPGLQTAAQAAEAALAAARSAERAQERLPELRRRADAAREAWLGARERLVELRTRRLEGMAAELAAGLADGADCPVCGASEHPRPAVATGAVVSADDEEKARQDVDAAEERATAGGRAVEEAERELAVLRERAGSVPVAELTASLAAVRDELRRTVAAAGAAEQLRSRVATLEQRRDAEQARLAADRERLQARTAERAAVRAAGEELTARLDAARGDDADLPTRERRLLGTAERCEAVVESDEAELRARTDAETTARAAQRRCAEAGFPDVESARAALLAAGELDALDRRIEQHEHARVAVERTLAEPELADLGPRPDVAALQQRCAEVTARRDEAVAARDRAVRCSGALTALAGDVIAAEVALEERRGWAEQVGSLADLAGGRGANTLKMRLQSFVLAARLEQVADVASRRLQEMSGGRYTFVHSDAQGRHGARGGLGLDVLDEYTAQRRPTKTLSGGESFMASLALALGLADVVTAETGGVQIDTLFVDEGFGTLDAQALDAVMNVLDELRRGGRTVGVISHVEELKLRIPTRVEVLAGRHGSRLAG, via the coding sequence GTGAGGCTGCACGCGCTCTCCCTCACCGCGTTCGGGCCGTTCCCCGGGACCGTCGCCCTCGATCTCGACGACGTCGCCCGCGACGGGCTGTTCCTGCTCTGGGGCCCGACCGGCGCCGGCAAGACGACGCTGCTCGACGCGGTCGTCTTCGCCCTGTACGGCACGGTGCCCGGTGTCCGCGGCCACGACAAGCGGCTGCGCAGCGACCACGCCGACGCCGCCACGCGCACCGAGGTCACTTGCGAGCTGACGCTGGCCGGCGAGCGGATCCGGGTGATCCGCCGTCCCGAGCAGGCCCGGCCCAAGAAGCGCGGCACCGGCCTGACCGTCGAGCCGGCGCGGCTGACCGTGCAGCGCTGGCACGGCCAGACGTGGGAGCCGGTGAGCACGCGCATCGACGAGGGGTCGGAGTACCTCGCCACCCGGCTCGGCCTGTCGGCCGAGCAGTTCTGCCAGGTCGTGCTGCTGCCCCAGGGCGACTTCGCCCGCTTCCTGCGCGCCGAGCCGGAGGACCGCGCCCGGCTGCTGGCCACGCTGTTCGACGTCGGCCGGTTCGCCCGCGCCGAGGACTGGCTGGCCGCCGAGCGGCGCGCGGCCGACGAGGCCCTGCGCGGCGAGCGGCTGCGGATCAGCACCCTGCTCGCCCGGGTCGCGCAGATCGCCGACGTCGCCGTCCCGGAGGAGCTCGCGCCCGAGCTGGTCGGCGCCGACCCCGCCGCCCGGGTCGGCGCGTGGGTGACCCGGCTGCGGGCCCGCGCGGACGCCGACCTCGCTGGAGCCACCGCGGCCGCCGCCGACGCGGTCGCCACGTCGGCCGCCGCCGACGCCGAGCTGTCCGACGCCCGGGCGCTCGACGAGCGGCACCTCCGCCGCGAGCGCGCCCGCCGCGAGCTGGCGCGGCTGACCGCCCTCGAGGAGGAGCTCGCCCCTCACCGGGCGCGGCGGGACTCCGGCCGGCGTGCGGAGGTCCTCCGCGACGTCCTGGACGCGGCGGCGACGTCGGCCGCGGCGGCCGCCACCGCCGCCGCGGAGCTGACCGACGCGCGGGCCGCCTGGGACCGGGTCGCCGACGGCCGGCCGGCCGACACGCTCACCGCCCGCGCCCTGCGCGCCGACGCGGCCGCGGTTCGCGTGCTGCTGCCCGAAGCGGAGCGGGCCGTCGGCCTGCGCCGGCAGCTGTCCCGCCTGGACGACGAGATCGCCGACCTCGAGCGCCGGTGCGCCGACGGCACCGCCGCGGCCGAGGCCTGGCCCGGCCGGATCGCCGCGGCCGCCGAGGAGCTGGCCCGCGCGGCGGAGGCGGCCGTGCGGCTGCCCGGGCTCCAGACGGCGGCGCAGGCCGCGGAGGCGGCCCTCGCGGCGGCCCGGTCCGCCGAGCGGGCCCAGGAGCGGTTGCCGGAGCTCCGCCGCCGCGCCGACGCCGCCCGCGAGGCCTGGCTGGGCGCTCGCGAGCGGCTCGTGGAGCTGCGCACCCGCCGGCTGGAGGGCATGGCCGCCGAGCTGGCCGCCGGCCTGGCCGACGGCGCCGACTGCCCCGTGTGCGGGGCGAGCGAGCACCCGCGGCCGGCGGTCGCCACCGGTGCGGTGGTCTCCGCCGACGACGAGGAGAAGGCCCGGCAGGACGTCGACGCCGCCGAGGAGCGCGCCACCGCCGGCGGCCGAGCGGTCGAGGAAGCCGAGCGCGAGCTGGCCGTGCTGCGCGAGCGGGCGGGGTCCGTGCCGGTCGCCGAGCTGACCGCCTCGCTCGCCGCGGTGCGCGACGAGCTGCGGCGGACCGTCGCCGCGGCCGGGGCGGCCGAGCAGCTGCGCTCCCGGGTCGCCACGCTGGAGCAGCGGCGCGACGCCGAGCAGGCCCGCCTGGCCGCCGACCGGGAGCGGCTGCAGGCGCGCACTGCCGAGCGCGCGGCCGTGCGGGCCGCCGGCGAGGAGCTCACCGCCCGGCTCGACGCCGCCCGCGGGGACGACGCCGACCTGCCCACCCGGGAGCGCCGGCTCCTCGGGACCGCCGAGCGCTGCGAAGCAGTGGTGGAATCCGACGAGGCGGAGCTGCGTGCCCGCACCGACGCGGAGACCACCGCCCGCGCGGCGCAGCGGCGCTGTGCCGAGGCGGGCTTCCCCGACGTCGAGAGCGCCCGGGCGGCACTGCTGGCGGCCGGGGAGCTCGACGCGCTGGACCGGCGGATCGAGCAGCACGAGCACGCCCGCGTCGCCGTCGAGCGCACGCTGGCCGAACCGGAGCTCGCCGACCTCGGCCCGCGGCCCGACGTCGCGGCGCTCCAGCAGCGCTGCGCGGAGGTCACCGCCCGGCGCGACGAGGCGGTCGCCGCCCGCGACCGCGCGGTGCGCTGCTCCGGCGCGCTGACCGCGCTCGCCGGCGACGTGATCGCCGCCGAGGTCGCCCTGGAGGAGCGGCGGGGCTGGGCCGAGCAGGTCGGCTCGCTCGCCGACCTGGCCGGCGGCCGTGGGGCCAACACGCTGAAGATGCGGCTGCAGTCGTTCGTGCTGGCCGCGCGGCTGGAGCAGGTGGCCGACGTGGCGAGCCGGCGGCTGCAGGAGATGTCCGGCGGTCGCTACACGTTCGTGCACAGCGACGCGCAGGGCCGCCACGGGGCGCGCGGGGGGCTCGGCCTCGACGTCCTCGACGAGTACACCGCGCAGCGCCGGCCGACCAAGACGCTGTCCGGCGGCGAGAGCTTCATGGCCTCGCTCGCGCTGGCCCTCGGCCTCGCCGACGTCGTCACCGCCGAGACCGGCGGCGTGCAGATCGACACGCTGTTCGTCGACGAGGGGTTCGGCACGCTCGACGCGCAGGCGCTCGACGCGGTGATGAACGTGCTCGACGAGCTGCGGCGCGGTGGCCGCACGGTCGGCGTGATCAGCCACGTCGAGGAGCTCAAGCTGCGCATCCCGACCCGGGTCGAGGTGCTCGCCGGCCGCCACGGGTCACGGCTGGCGGGCTGA
- a CDS encoding SGNH/GDSL hydrolase family protein, translating to MRLRLLTAVLLLLGLGACSSATAAGPAAPTTARKTISFVVVGDSITAGTQAIQGTEVPGTGSWIPGAEGEPLAFGGGWAVPGATTAAMRDGVARSDADAVVVLGGTNDLLQGVPWSVSRENLLAIVRTTGVDDVVLSTIPPCDRVPEQRQQYNDRLRALAADQGWHLVDPWTRADSDGSWVPGASGDGIHPTPEVAGQAGRLIRTAVLDSARG from the coding sequence ATGCGTCTGCGTCTGCTCACCGCCGTGCTGCTGCTCCTCGGGCTCGGGGCGTGCAGCAGCGCGACGGCGGCCGGGCCGGCCGCTCCCACCACGGCCCGGAAGACGATCTCCTTCGTCGTCGTCGGTGACTCCATCACCGCCGGCACCCAGGCGATCCAGGGCACCGAGGTCCCCGGCACCGGCTCCTGGATCCCCGGCGCCGAGGGGGAGCCGCTGGCGTTCGGCGGCGGCTGGGCCGTGCCGGGCGCGACGACGGCGGCGATGCGCGACGGCGTCGCCCGCTCCGACGCCGACGCGGTCGTCGTCCTGGGTGGCACCAACGACCTGCTGCAGGGCGTGCCCTGGAGCGTGAGCCGGGAGAACCTCCTCGCGATCGTGCGCACGACGGGGGTGGACGACGTCGTCCTCTCGACGATCCCGCCGTGCGATCGCGTCCCCGAGCAGCGCCAGCAGTACAACGACCGGCTGCGTGCGCTCGCCGCCGACCAGGGCTGGCACCTGGTCGATCCGTGGACCCGCGCCGACTCCGACGGCTCCTGGGTCCCCGGTGCCAGTGGCGACGGGATCCACCCCACGCCGGAGGTCGCCGGGCAGGCCGGCAGGCTGATCCGGACGGCCGTGCTGGACTCCGCCCGTGGCTGA
- the purE gene encoding 5-(carboxyamino)imidazole ribonucleotide mutase gives MSDSSGGPLVGIVMGSDSDWPMMAPAAAALDEFDVPWEAHVVSAHRTPRRMLEYAESAADRGLRVVIAGAGGAAHLPGMVAASTPLPVIGVPRPLDRLDGLDSLLSIVQMPAGVPVATVSIGGGRNAGLLAVRILAAGDDRLRSEVARFQAALAEQVLARDAALQTRLGSDEAQRD, from the coding sequence GTGAGCGACTCGAGCGGGGGCCCTCTCGTGGGCATCGTGATGGGCAGCGACTCCGACTGGCCCATGATGGCGCCGGCCGCCGCGGCGCTCGACGAGTTCGACGTCCCGTGGGAGGCGCACGTGGTCTCCGCGCACCGCACCCCGCGGCGGATGCTCGAGTACGCCGAGTCGGCCGCCGACCGCGGCCTGCGGGTGGTCATCGCGGGCGCCGGGGGAGCGGCGCACCTGCCGGGCATGGTCGCCGCGTCGACCCCGCTGCCGGTGATCGGCGTCCCCCGGCCGCTGGACCGGCTCGACGGGCTGGACAGCCTGCTGTCGATCGTCCAGATGCCCGCCGGGGTGCCGGTCGCCACGGTCAGCATCGGCGGCGGGCGCAACGCCGGGCTGCTGGCCGTGCGCATCCTCGCCGCCGGCGACGACCGGTTGCGCTCCGAGGTGGCCCGGTTCCAGGCCGCCCTCGCCGAGCAGGTGCTCGCCCGGGACGCCGCTCTGCAGACCCGGCTCGGTTCGGACGAGGCGCAGCGGGACTAA
- a CDS encoding GtrA family protein, which translates to MDQPAATRLARTWRMLLKEISAFGVVGAVCFVLDVGLFQVLYVHAGVDAVLAKLISTLVSTTAAYFGHRHWSFSHRARTGLRREYTLFVAINGITLLLGLFIVWLVRYPLGQESALVLQLANVGSIALGTVLRFLSYRRWVFLDPAHPSVAPKRDPRVSLDPAA; encoded by the coding sequence ATGGACCAGCCGGCCGCGACCCGCCTCGCCCGGACCTGGCGGATGCTGCTCAAGGAGATCTCCGCCTTCGGCGTGGTCGGCGCCGTCTGCTTCGTCCTCGACGTGGGGCTGTTCCAGGTGCTGTACGTGCACGCCGGCGTCGACGCCGTGCTCGCCAAGCTCATCAGCACGCTGGTCTCGACGACGGCCGCCTACTTCGGGCACCGGCACTGGTCCTTCTCGCACCGCGCCCGCACCGGCCTGCGCCGGGAGTACACGCTGTTCGTGGCGATCAACGGCATCACCCTGCTGCTCGGCCTGTTCATCGTCTGGCTGGTGCGCTACCCGCTCGGCCAGGAGAGCGCCCTGGTGCTGCAGCTGGCCAACGTCGGCTCGATCGCGCTCGGCACCGTGCTGCGGTTCCTGTCCTACCGGCGCTGGGTGTTCCTCGACCCGGCGCACCCCTCGGTCGCCCCGAAGCGCGACCCCCGGGTCTCGCTCGACCCCGCAGCCTGA
- a CDS encoding 5-(carboxyamino)imidazole ribonucleotide synthase codes for MGAPVDPVTSLPVVAMVGGGQLARMTHQAAIALGQSLRVLSTGPTESAALVAADVRLGDHRDLAALRDLAEGATVVTFDHEHVPTEHLHALEEDGHRVAPGPAALVHAQDKLELRRALDAAGEPQPAWAEVDSAVGIADFAGAHGWPVVLKTPRGGYDGKGVFVVDDVDAAAALLERTGTLLAEERVPMVRELAVQVARSPFGQVAVWPVVETVQRDGVCHEVLAPAPGLSEERATAAQELAIRIAGRLGVVGLLAVELFETADGVLVNELAMRPHNSGHWTIEGARTSQFEQHLRAVLDYPLGATAMTAPVVVMANVLGGAAAADEWSGPGLDERVHHLMAHWPDVKLHWYGKGQRPGRKLGHVTALGDDLEQVRARAVAAARYLADGVVDPAFAFPDDEH; via the coding sequence ATGGGCGCCCCAGTCGATCCGGTCACGTCCCTGCCCGTCGTCGCGATGGTCGGCGGGGGTCAGCTCGCCCGGATGACCCACCAGGCGGCCATCGCCCTGGGCCAGTCGCTGCGCGTGCTGTCGACCGGTCCGACCGAGTCCGCCGCGCTGGTCGCGGCCGACGTCCGGCTCGGCGACCACCGCGACCTCGCCGCGCTGCGCGACCTCGCCGAGGGCGCCACGGTGGTCACCTTCGACCACGAGCACGTGCCCACCGAGCACCTGCACGCGCTGGAGGAGGACGGCCACCGGGTCGCCCCCGGCCCGGCCGCGCTCGTGCACGCGCAGGACAAGCTGGAGCTCCGGCGGGCGCTGGACGCGGCCGGCGAGCCGCAGCCGGCCTGGGCCGAGGTGGACAGCGCGGTCGGGATCGCCGACTTCGCCGGCGCGCACGGGTGGCCGGTGGTGCTCAAGACACCGCGCGGCGGCTACGACGGCAAGGGCGTCTTCGTCGTGGACGACGTCGACGCGGCGGCCGCACTGCTGGAGCGGACCGGCACACTGCTCGCCGAGGAGCGGGTGCCGATGGTCCGCGAGCTCGCCGTCCAGGTGGCCCGTTCCCCGTTCGGCCAGGTCGCCGTCTGGCCGGTCGTCGAGACGGTGCAGCGCGACGGGGTCTGCCACGAGGTGCTCGCCCCGGCGCCGGGGCTGTCCGAGGAGCGGGCGACCGCGGCGCAGGAGCTGGCCATCCGGATCGCCGGGCGGCTCGGCGTCGTCGGTCTGCTCGCCGTCGAGCTGTTCGAGACCGCCGACGGCGTGCTGGTCAACGAGCTGGCCATGCGGCCGCACAACTCCGGCCACTGGACGATCGAGGGCGCGCGGACCAGCCAGTTCGAGCAGCACCTGCGCGCCGTCCTCGACTACCCGCTCGGCGCGACGGCGATGACCGCACCGGTGGTGGTCATGGCCAACGTCCTCGGCGGGGCCGCGGCGGCCGACGAGTGGTCCGGGCCCGGGCTCGACGAGCGGGTGCACCACCTCATGGCGCACTGGCCCGACGTGAAGCTGCACTGGTACGGCAAGGGCCAGCGGCCCGGCCGCAAGCTCGGCCACGTCACCGCGCTCGGCGACGACCTGGAGCAGGTGCGCGCCCGCGCCGTCGCCGCGGCCCGCTACCTGGCCGACGGCGTGGTCGACCCGGCCTTCGCGTTCCCCGACGACGAGCACTGA
- a CDS encoding acyl-CoA dehydrogenase family protein: MSSNAGLYALTEEHEAIREAVRDLAEREIAPHAADVDANSRYPIEAQKALTAAGFHATHIPEQYGGEGADAIATCIVIEEVARVDCSASLIPAVNKLGSMPIILSADEELKQKVLRPIAAGEAMISYGLSEREAGSDAAAMKTRARRDGDSWVLNGTKAWITNSGISSWYTVMAVTDPEKKANGISAFAVHKDDPGFAVGPKERKMGIKGSPTCELYFTDCTIPADRIIGAEGTGFKTALRTLDFTRPTIGAQAVGIAQGALDAAVAYVKDRKQFGTSIGSFQGVQFMLADMEMKIEAARHLVYVAAAAGEQGRPDVTRVSASAKAFASDVAMQVTTDAVQLFGGAGYTQDFPVERMMRDAKITQIYEGTNQVQRMVIARSLLR; this comes from the coding sequence GTGAGTAGCAACGCCGGGCTGTACGCGCTGACCGAGGAGCACGAGGCGATCCGGGAGGCGGTGCGCGATCTCGCCGAGCGCGAGATCGCGCCGCACGCCGCGGACGTCGACGCGAACTCGCGGTACCCCATCGAGGCGCAGAAGGCGCTGACCGCGGCCGGCTTCCACGCCACCCACATCCCCGAGCAGTACGGCGGGGAGGGCGCCGACGCCATCGCGACCTGCATCGTCATCGAGGAGGTGGCCCGCGTCGACTGCTCGGCGTCGCTCATCCCGGCGGTGAACAAGCTCGGCTCGATGCCGATCATCCTGTCCGCCGACGAGGAGCTGAAGCAGAAAGTGCTCCGGCCGATCGCGGCCGGCGAGGCGATGATCAGCTACGGCCTGTCCGAGCGCGAGGCCGGCTCCGACGCCGCGGCGATGAAGACCCGCGCCCGCCGGGACGGCGACTCCTGGGTGCTCAACGGGACCAAGGCCTGGATCACCAACTCCGGCATCTCCTCCTGGTACACGGTCATGGCCGTCACCGACCCGGAGAAGAAGGCCAACGGCATCTCCGCGTTCGCGGTGCACAAGGACGACCCCGGCTTCGCGGTCGGCCCCAAGGAACGCAAGATGGGCATCAAGGGCTCGCCGACCTGCGAGCTCTACTTCACCGACTGCACCATCCCGGCCGACCGGATCATCGGCGCCGAGGGGACCGGCTTCAAGACGGCGCTGCGGACGCTGGACTTCACCCGGCCGACCATCGGCGCGCAGGCCGTCGGCATCGCGCAGGGCGCGCTGGACGCGGCGGTCGCCTACGTCAAGGACCGCAAGCAGTTCGGCACGAGCATCGGCTCGTTCCAGGGCGTGCAGTTCATGCTCGCCGACATGGAGATGAAGATCGAGGCCGCCCGGCACCTGGTCTACGTCGCCGCGGCCGCGGGGGAGCAGGGCCGCCCCGACGTCACCCGCGTGAGCGCCTCGGCCAAGGCCTTCGCCTCCGACGTCGCCATGCAGGTCACCACGGACGCCGTCCAGCTCTTCGGTGGCGCCGGCTA